From Methanomassiliicoccales archaeon LGM-RCC1, one genomic window encodes:
- a CDS encoding MarR family transcriptional regulator, translated as MDASKDFDNMDFKQSLFASYANIAIMELKLFNNSPEHLRPTHKEILYLYSIWSRPGCTATDLVDLFDSSKALVSQTIIAMEKKGYIIREKDPEDNRRQNLRLSDKRIEEGNDELKLIDSAVRKLSSQYSEEEIHNAAKILASFTSNMVHETVDPKIKKH; from the coding sequence ATGGATGCGTCAAAAGATTTCGATAACATGGATTTCAAACAGTCCCTGTTCGCGAGCTACGCAAACATAGCAATCATGGAGCTCAAACTGTTCAATAACAGTCCTGAGCACCTGAGGCCCACGCACAAGGAGATCCTGTATCTATACAGCATTTGGTCCAGACCGGGCTGTACAGCGACGGACCTAGTTGATCTGTTCGACAGTTCCAAAGCCCTGGTATCCCAAACCATCATCGCTATGGAGAAGAAGGGATACATCATCCGCGAGAAGGATCCGGAGGACAACAGGCGTCAGAACCTGCGTCTCTCCGACAAGAGAATCGAGGAGGGCAACGATGAACTGAAGCTCATTGACTCCGCTGTTAGGAAACTCTCCAGCCAGTATTCGGAGGAGGAGATCCATAACGCGGCTAAGATCCTGGCCTCGTTCACCAGCAATATGGTGCATGAGACCGTCGATCCTAAGATCAAAAAACACTGA
- a CDS encoding mechanosensitive ion channel family protein, whose protein sequence is MTNEKENNKELSDEQRESRAVLVAVALLGIVTVLAVVFDQYIFGPDSIFNDAPTGNAVIDSLYQEIPALIRTCEILFVTLLLFVVLNVIKNRIKADTHFQTALRLILSFSRYAIFIVAIIWILSSWGVDTQALLVSAGILGLIIGLGAQSLIADIIAGLFIVFDGEFKVGDFIVVDGWRGSVMEIGIRTTKIQDEGGNIKYLNNNTISAVVNQSQELSVIRCELPINYADDLERVELLIRDYMPKIKDKIPYIVEGPYYKGVQDMLDSSVNLLFLAKCKEVDFYPARRALNREIYRMANEIHIEIPFNQIVLNQPSPPETFAKKTDEREKRMATAFVYDQAHDSDGMEAENR, encoded by the coding sequence ATGACAAATGAAAAGGAAAACAACAAAGAACTCTCCGATGAACAGAGAGAAAGTCGCGCAGTGCTCGTGGCGGTGGCCCTGCTGGGCATCGTCACGGTGCTTGCCGTGGTATTCGACCAGTACATCTTCGGTCCGGACTCGATATTCAACGACGCCCCCACAGGGAACGCCGTGATCGATTCGCTGTATCAGGAGATCCCTGCTTTGATAAGGACCTGCGAGATCCTCTTCGTCACGTTGCTGCTGTTCGTTGTGCTCAACGTCATAAAGAACAGAATCAAGGCGGACACCCACTTCCAGACCGCCCTGAGGCTAATCCTGAGCTTCTCAAGGTATGCGATATTCATCGTCGCCATCATTTGGATCCTATCCTCATGGGGCGTTGACACCCAGGCTTTGCTGGTAAGTGCGGGAATCTTGGGACTGATCATAGGTCTTGGTGCACAATCGCTCATCGCAGATATCATCGCCGGACTGTTCATCGTGTTCGACGGTGAGTTCAAGGTCGGCGACTTCATCGTCGTGGACGGCTGGAGGGGATCCGTCATGGAGATCGGGATCCGTACCACCAAGATCCAGGACGAGGGCGGCAACATCAAGTACCTCAACAACAACACGATCAGCGCCGTCGTCAACCAGAGTCAGGAGCTGTCTGTCATCAGGTGCGAGTTGCCGATCAACTACGCTGACGATCTCGAGAGGGTCGAGCTCCTCATCAGGGACTACATGCCCAAGATCAAGGATAAGATCCCCTACATCGTGGAAGGCCCCTACTACAAGGGGGTTCAGGACATGTTGGACAGCAGCGTCAACCTCCTTTTCCTCGCTAAATGTAAAGAAGTCGACTTCTATCCTGCGAGGAGAGCCCTCAACAGAGAGATCTATAGGATGGCCAACGAGATCCACATAGAGATTCCGTTCAACCAGATCGTGCTCAACCAGCCTTCCCCGCCGGAGACATTCGCCAAGAAGACCGACGAGAGGGAGAAGCGCATGGCAACGGCCTTCGTCTATGACCAGGCCCACGATTCCGATGGAATGGAGGCAGAGAACCGCTGA
- a CDS encoding recombinase family protein, with product MSRGRVAAYIRVSTEEQAREGYSLAAQKQALEDYCSYTGYEIVKFYIDDGYSGRNTRRPAYKQMLEDIDTWDSILVLKMDRIHRNSRNFLEMMDLLKKKNKEFISKQEKWDTNTAMGTFVIQLLQSVAQLESGQIGERTKDGMRQKAETLENNDDEKRTMGFTPPFGYRISEGKLVDDMDEQYVVSLIFELYAQDETMDSICYSLNRQGLLTRKGNPWNKYNLRNILHNPVYAGYMRWDGLLIKHDATPVISPEKFNGIQDKMAKKVRDPLKRNPEYVPVYDEVEGIPPSDSKLDPSEDGD from the coding sequence ATGAGCAGAGGCAGGGTAGCCGCATACATCAGGGTCTCCACAGAGGAGCAGGCACGCGAGGGATACTCTCTAGCGGCGCAGAAACAGGCTCTCGAGGATTACTGCTCGTACACTGGCTACGAGATCGTCAAGTTCTACATCGACGACGGTTACTCTGGCCGCAACACCAGACGTCCTGCATACAAACAGATGCTGGAGGACATCGACACCTGGGATTCTATCCTGGTCCTGAAGATGGACCGTATCCACAGGAACAGCCGCAATTTCCTGGAGATGATGGACCTCCTCAAGAAGAAGAACAAGGAGTTCATCTCCAAGCAGGAGAAATGGGACACCAACACCGCCATGGGCACCTTCGTCATCCAGCTATTGCAGAGCGTCGCCCAGCTCGAGAGCGGACAGATAGGCGAACGCACAAAGGACGGTATGCGCCAGAAAGCAGAGACGCTGGAGAACAACGACGATGAGAAGAGGACCATGGGATTTACCCCTCCCTTCGGATACCGCATCAGCGAAGGGAAGCTTGTAGACGATATGGACGAGCAATACGTCGTATCGCTGATTTTCGAGCTCTACGCCCAGGACGAGACCATGGATTCCATCTGCTATTCCCTGAACAGGCAGGGCCTGCTGACGCGCAAGGGGAACCCATGGAACAAGTACAACCTGAGGAACATCCTCCACAACCCCGTTTACGCCGGCTATATGCGTTGGGACGGACTATTGATAAAACATGACGCCACCCCCGTTATATCTCCGGAAAAGTTCAACGGCATACAGGATAAGATGGCCAAGAAGGTCAGGGATCCCTTGAAGAGGAATCCCGAATACGTCCCCGTCTACGACGAGGTGGAGGGCATCCCTCCGTCCGACAGCAAACTCGATCCGTCCGAGGATGGCGATTGA
- a CDS encoding recombinase family protein, with translation MRAALYARVSTEDQALEGFSLDAQMKKLEAYCRAEGLDIADRYIDDGYSGTKSNRPAYQRMMSEMDSWDKLIVLKMDRIHRNSLNFTLMMDQLRKNDKKFVSIYDNLDTEDTMGRFVMDIMQRIAQLESEQIGDRVKLAMTYKAKNCEGNLGSAHPYGYQYLNGKLVVVDDEAHIVRAIYNMAIGGSTLQEICDHLNDAGIESKKGVGWSRQTISNILHNPLYIGQRRWDNIQLKSAVQAIVSVDKFKAVNPEYLSS, from the coding sequence TTGCGTGCAGCACTTTACGCCAGGGTATCCACTGAGGACCAGGCTTTGGAAGGTTTCTCTCTGGACGCCCAGATGAAGAAGTTGGAGGCCTATTGCAGGGCAGAGGGGTTGGATATAGCCGACCGCTACATCGATGACGGTTATTCCGGTACTAAGAGCAACAGGCCTGCCTATCAGCGCATGATGTCGGAGATGGACTCTTGGGACAAGCTCATCGTTCTCAAGATGGACCGTATCCACAGGAACAGCCTGAACTTCACGCTCATGATGGACCAGCTGCGCAAGAATGACAAGAAGTTCGTATCCATCTATGACAATCTCGACACGGAGGATACCATGGGAAGATTCGTTATGGATATCATGCAGCGTATAGCTCAGCTAGAGAGCGAGCAGATCGGGGACAGGGTTAAGCTGGCCATGACGTACAAGGCCAAGAACTGCGAGGGCAACCTCGGATCAGCCCACCCCTACGGATATCAGTATTTGAACGGCAAGCTCGTCGTCGTAGACGATGAGGCGCACATCGTCCGCGCCATTTACAACATGGCAATCGGAGGATCGACCCTTCAGGAGATCTGCGATCACCTCAACGATGCGGGCATTGAATCCAAGAAGGGAGTAGGATGGAGCAGACAGACCATCTCGAACATCCTGCACAACCCCCTCTACATCGGACAGAGGCGCTGGGATAACATCCAGCTCAAGTCCGCCGTTCAGGCCATAGTATCTGTCGATAAGTTCAAGGCCGTGAACCCCGAATACCTATCGTCATGA
- a CDS encoding SDR family NAD(P)-dependent oxidoreductase encodes MSVAIVTGASSGMGAEFCRRLDALNLDSIWLIARRKDLLDDIAASLKTSTRVIPADLTDRAELDSIRALIDAEKPEICFLVNCAGFGKFGMTWELPKEQTRAMIDLNVTALVEMTNICIPYMKRGSHIIELCSESAYLPLYDLNVYASTKAFVRHFCSALRIELKDRGITVTEVSPGWVRTDFIDITLTESDVPKKVFTNAVSKEEVVAAALKAAIKGKKRSVCGLTNKLIIFMCTHFPGFGERIWKGQFN; translated from the coding sequence ATGTCTGTAGCTATCGTAACCGGGGCATCCTCAGGCATGGGTGCAGAATTCTGCCGCAGGCTCGATGCCCTGAATCTTGATTCTATTTGGCTCATCGCCAGGAGGAAAGACCTCCTGGACGATATAGCCGCTTCTTTGAAGACTTCTACACGTGTTATTCCTGCCGATCTAACAGACAGGGCAGAATTGGACTCCATAAGGGCACTCATCGATGCTGAGAAACCCGAGATCTGTTTCCTGGTAAATTGCGCGGGGTTCGGCAAGTTCGGTATGACCTGGGAACTTCCCAAGGAACAGACCAGGGCCATGATCGACCTCAACGTCACTGCTCTGGTCGAGATGACAAACATATGCATCCCCTACATGAAGCGTGGGAGCCACATAATTGAACTATGCTCCGAATCTGCATATCTGCCGCTATACGATCTGAATGTATATGCATCAACCAAAGCTTTCGTGCGTCACTTCTGTAGCGCATTGAGGATCGAGCTTAAGGACAGGGGCATAACGGTAACTGAGGTCTCTCCCGGTTGGGTCAGAACCGATTTCATTGACATAACCCTCACCGAGTCCGATGTGCCCAAGAAAGTGTTCACCAATGCAGTATCCAAGGAAGAGGTCGTTGCGGCTGCTTTGAAAGCTGCTATCAAAGGCAAGAAGAGGTCAGTCTGTGGTTTAACCAACAAACTGATCATTTTTATGTGCACACACTTCCCGGGCTTCGGTGAAAGGATTTGGAAAGGGCAATTCAATTGA